The Ciconia boyciana chromosome 26, ASM3463844v1, whole genome shotgun sequence nucleotide sequence AAGGGAAGGGTACCCCCAAGATGGGGATGGGGAACCAGGCTGAGCTCGTCCCCGGGGAGCTGGAGGGGCcatgctgggggctgtgggtcTGGGGCATGGGTGGGCTCCAgcggctgtgccccctccccagccatgGAGCATGTCCCGGGGCCGCGGGCTCTCGCTCACCCCTCTCCGCTTTAGGACGCCCAGAGTGCCGGGAGCAAGCCGTGTCTGTCGACGgagtgctggagctgcagccagagAACCCCCCCCAGGGATGGACAAAAGTCAGTTGGGGAATGATACTGGATGCAGAACACAGGCAGCGGATCCTGACGGCTGGGAAGGATGAAGATGTCTTATCCACCAAGGGTCCTTTTTCCGGGAGAGCCGTTCTCCAGCAGGAGACCCTCTCCCTGCAGATCAGCCCGGTTAGAGCAGCAGACAGTGGGGTCTACAGGGCAGATTTTGAGGACGCATCCGGCCATGTAACTAGCATGTGCTTCCGTGTGTCGGTGCGGGGTGAGTAGCCGGGTCCCCACCaccccgtcccccgtcccccccgtcCCTTCTCACTGGCTCTGTCCCCGCAGAGCCCGTCCACCCTCCGCGCCTGGAGACACACGTCCTGCACcgggagcagggctggtgcaACCTCTCGCTGGTCTGCACCGTGCCCGGTGCCGGCAACGTCTCCTACAGCTGGTCCTGCACTGGGGATCCCCTGGGATCCCTGGAGCACCAGCCCTGGCTGCACCTGCAGGTCCGTGGGGACGCCGACCCCACCGTCTGCCACTGCAATGCCAGCAACCCGGTGAGCTGGAGAACGACCAGCACCGACATTGCGGCAGCCTGCCATCCTGTGCCCTCAGGTAATTTACCCTCAGCTCTGTAAAAGCGGGATTTGGGGGTGCGCAGGCCACACTTGCTCCCAGTTCTCTTTTGGGGCCCTTTGTCTCCCTGCTTGGGCCAGTGAAACCGTGGAGGACATCACGCTGATGCCAAAATGTGCCCAGCTTCCCCTCCTGGTGAAGGAAACGTGATAGCCGAGCATGGGTAATGTAACGGGGACTGAGGCTTCCTGGCCAGGTCTGTTCTCTGCAGGCTGAGAGAGACTGTGTTTAGAAATGGTTCGAAGCTCTGCCCTGCGTCAAAggtctccccttctcctctccttcctccccagggcTTTCCAGCATTGTTTCATGGTGGGCAGTGGccgtgtccctggggctggcactgGCCATCTCCATAGCCCTCGTTGTCATCTGCTACTGGCGGAGGAAGCGAGGAAATGACCCCCCAGGAGGTTTGTCCCCGGCGTTGCTGCAGTAGCTCACGGGACGAGCAGCCGTGGGGTTTTGGCtgtgcagcccctgccctcctcctgaCTTCTGTCACGCTCCTAATGCTCTCCGTGCTGGCCCTGGGgttctccctcctcctggggCTGATGTGGGAAAAGCCACCGGGCGCTGTCAcccccctgccagggctgtcACCCCCCTGCCAGGTGCTGCACGGGGCACGCGGTCTTTGCCCATCCCTGCTGATGCAGGGTGGTCCAGGTTGATGAAGCATCCCAGCACCCCAAGCATCGGTGCCCAAACCTGGAGGTCTCGTCCCATGGGGTCTAGAGGACTGTTTGGGTTTGGAtattcattttattctgaaCTGGAGcatccccccccagcccctgtcaGGTGCCAACAAAGTAAAACCTCCCAGTCGCCAAGGGacctctttctccctctgctttgctttgctcgaGGGCTGAACCCCCCCTGTTTGGGGACTCTAACATGTCAGCCGTCTTACACTGACCCTTCAAACTCCCCCAGGACCTGTCGAGCAGACGCTGACCATCTACGAGGAGGTGGGCAAAGCCCAAACCGGCCGAGACCCCGTGAGTGCTGGGGGTGTCCCTGGGCATCCCCTCCCCACGCTGCCTGGAGGGATAGGACCTCTATTTGGAACTGGCCGTCACCCTGGGTTGCATCCTTTAACCGTCCTGGCGttgctttctttccccagaATGGGACCAGTGAGGCCACCGTGGGAGGAAACACCATCTACGCCGTCATCAGCACCAAAACGCAGGTAGGGTCAGTCCCGTGCCTGTGAGGGCGGCCTGAAGCTGCCCCGCGACCTTGGCTGTGCGGCCCCCAGGCTGGATGCATCCATGGCAGCTCCCAAGACCACCCCGTTTGcccaaaatttgtttttcttggcacACCTTGACCATTTTTCCCTGGCAGAGACCGAGCCACCCGCAGGAGCCCAAAACCTGCACCATTTACTCCACGGTTCAGCCCCCCAGGAAGGTGAGGTTGCCCTGTCTGCAGCGGCACAGAAAACGGGGTCCCCTCGGTTCATCAACCAGGTGCTGGGTTCACCGTCCCGCTTGTGCGTTGCCTAACGGCAGGTTCTCGCTCTGCTCCACAGTCTCCTTCTCTCAAGAGGAAGAAGCTGGACCCAGCTTTGGTTTCCACTGCCTACGTAGAGGTAACGGGCACTGGACCGGTGGGGAGATGAGCCCTGGGTATCTCCAAAGCTCATCAGCTTTTTGGGGCCATGGTGTACCCAACTCCACCCATTTCCTTGCAGGCTACAGGGGGTTCTAGATGCTGGTGCCCCCCGTTGCAGACCTTGCCCCCAACTCCTGCTGGCCACCACCTCTCCTAGTGCCCCGGCTGCCTTGGCAAGACCTTCCCTTCCCTACGGGCCTCTTCTCCCAGAGCACCCAGAGACCTCCAGCACCCACCAGGACCCAACCCTGGGGCTTGCTCGGGATGGAAAGAGTCAGACATGGGTTTTTGCAAGGATGCAAACCCCAGCTGCGCCTTGGAGGCTTTCCTGCGAGCGAAGGAGGAAAGACTCAGTGATGGAAACCTGTCTTTGGAGGAGATGGATGTGAAATTGGACAGGTGGGGTCATGGGGGAAGAGGATGTGTGTgatcttgtgggttttttaaggtCTCGACGGGTTCGATATACcttgagaatttatttttaggtgCAAATATAAGCTGAACTGTATGAGGCAATTGTGGTGCTTGTTTAATTAGCTTAATTGGCTATTTATAGCCTGAAATGTACCTTGGGCACAGGGAGGGAGTGGGAATTGTCTTGGTTTTTGTGGCTTGGGAACCTCTGAAGCGAATGGGGTCTCATGCAGAGGTGTGCTTCGCAAAGTTTCAGCTGCGTCTGTTGGGTAGGGAAGATGTGGCCATGGGCATCGGCTTCGGGCAGGACAGTCCCTGCACGGCTGGGCTGGGCACGGCCCCGGGTGCCCCATGGCAAGCTGAGACCGGAGATGCCTCCACGTCCCTTCCCACCTAAGTTATCCCATGCTCCTACAGCACGAGCGGCCCTGGGAGAAGGAGGTGGAGAAAGAGGGGCTCTGGCTTCAAAGATCTTTCCAAAGGCAAGATCAAGGGCTTTTCTTTGGGATTAAAATGAAACGTGGCACTTTGACGGCAGCATAGGGAGCGGCGGTGGCTCTGCAACGCTCTTCTCCTGCCTGAGTCCCCGGATCAAAATAGCTTTGTGGCTGCTCCCTGTGAAACGAGCATTAATTGGGATCATTAACCGGGAGCTACGCTGGGAGGCTGGcacggggagggagggggtgtcTGGCTGCCACAACGAGGGAATTTAGGGGGCTGGGCTGGCGTGGATGGGGTCTCAGGCACAGCGTGCCGATACTGCCACGGGAGCCGGGCTGGTTTACGCCCTCCTGAGCCCCAACCTCTGCTTTTCACGATGTGCAGGTGTGAGTCGAATACTTCTTGCACTGTAACAGCATCCCCTTCTGCATGTGGCAGTTGGCGTTGATGGAgagggggcagcggggcctgTGGCCGGCTGAACTCAGTGGGAAAAGTTCAGGCACGATGGAGAGGATGGAAATCCTCCAGTGCAGGCCCTGGGGGATGCGGTGGCAATCCTTGCTGGGCTGTGGCCGCTGCCTGGGAGCGGGGGCTAAAGCAGGAGCTGCATCTCAGCCCCTTTGCAGCCCAAAACGTGGGGTCCCTGCGTTCCTGATGAGCGGAAACATCTGAAGACGACAGCACGGAGCCTGGGGACTGCCGCATCCATCAGCACATCGGGGTCCTGCCGAAGCCACGCTCCATCACGGCGCTGTAATTTATGCTAATGACCTGCTTTTGCATATCGGAGATAATTTGCAGCGCTCGCTGCAAGTGCTGAGGCAGCACTTTGCTCCCTGCCAGCGAAGTTTGCTTTCCCATCTCCGCCGCTTTCTATCAGCGCGGTGTAATCGGGCATGGGGACAAGCCGGCGGGTGCTCGGCACCGTGGTGCCACCAGATCGGTGCCAGTGATCCAGCTGCAGCATCATCGCGTGGCTGCTGGCGTGCTCGTACTAACGTCTCCCCGTGCTGACATCGGATCTCCTCCCCGATGGATGGGGACTGCTCAGGGCTGACATTAAACTGGGTCAGGGCTCAGCGGGTGCCGCCGTTGCCCTTTGTTCATGGCCGGGGTCGGCCCTCGTGCTCCTCGCTCACGGCTGGGGCGGCGCATGGGAAGACGCCGGCGGCTGTTTGCCCCCGAcgcaggggctgtgctggtttCTCTGCCTCGCGCATCCCTTGGCCAGTGCCGAACAAAGGCCCTGAAATGTTGTATTTCAGGAAGGAATCCAGGGCGTAATTAAAATCCTTCGTTTTAAGCATCTGCCCTGCTTGGAGGCCAGTGTGCCGAGACTGCAGCACGTGCTTTAGCATCAGTGAGTGATCcctcctgtttccttctcacCCGTGAACCGGGGTCATGGGGACACCCCGAATACCGGTGCTGGTGGTCCCCACTCAAGCTGGGGCTGCTCGATGGCATGTCGGGGGCTTAGATCTCGGCGAGGACACAGACCTGGGTTTGCAGGTGGGGAACTGGGAAGCCTGTGGGTTGGTTACAGCAGCTGTAAAGGGGAGATGTGACCCCTGGGGTCTGCCTTTCATTTACCATCAGGGTGGCGGGGCGACTCCGATGGGGACGGAGGGGCCCATGGGGTGCTGTGCGTGGTGTCCCCGGGGAGGgtcagggctgctgctggccgcCCATGGGGTGCTGTCGCAAACCCTGTGACTTGTTCTCACGAGAGCCCGGAAACAAAGGAGGAACCGTATGGGGTTCACGCCGCCTCCCAGCCGTGCGGCTGCCCCGCCATCCCCTTTCCTGtggagcccccccagccccgggttTAGGGACggtggcagggggctgcaggtttgggggggtccTCGGTGAGCAGCTGCCTGGCGAGGGAGATTTCTACCCCGGGGTTTGGGTGTGGACGCAGAGAGAAGATGGCGGAAGGGCTTACAATg carries:
- the LOC140644017 gene encoding natural killer cell receptor 2B4-like, with amino-acid sequence MADPRERSLLGCRPKMHRHGGHWCPLALLVLLCLMLLAAASGQGRPECREQAVSVDGVLELQPENPPQGWTKVSWGMILDAEHRQRILTAGKDEDVLSTKGPFSGRAVLQQETLSLQISPVRAADSGVYRADFEDASGHVTSMCFRVSVREPVHPPRLETHVLHREQGWCNLSLVCTVPGAGNVSYSWSCTGDPLGSLEHQPWLHLQVRGDADPTVCHCNASNPVSWRTTSTDIAAACHPVPSGLSSIVSWWAVAVSLGLALAISIALVVICYWRRKRGNDPPGGPVEQTLTIYEEVGKAQTGRDPNGTSEATVGGNTIYAVISTKTQRPSHPQEPKTCTIYSTVQPPRKSPSLKRKKLDPALVSTAYVEATGGSRCWCPPLQTLPPTPAGHHLS